The following proteins come from a genomic window of Corallococcus sp. NCRR:
- a CDS encoding PhnD/SsuA/transferrin family substrate-binding protein: MKTPSLVARGSLLLAAVLFAVSVASPASAAPKKATLGVFLATTLSDGQERFQYAEALAQKLEASLGRPVGAKSFGRYEDFSKAVGEGQIDFAVVDGWAAVQLGAKAQPVAYAPRSGETQQRWAIISLQKGTVKDLAGKRMALVKGAGSADPKFVSHVVLGGDLDAQKHFKLVPVPNVESAVKMLEARGAEAALVPVAHVPRDMRVLFKSSRVPGAVLVDLKGGADALSQSLSSVGAVAPFDAFARIQGREFEDFRKLVTQGPPRRQPVLADTPDLRVETPVLVQSESLGPALPPFADDLAVSAEQPDD, from the coding sequence GTGAAGACGCCATCCCTTGTCGCGCGGGGGAGCCTCCTGCTCGCCGCCGTGCTGTTCGCTGTTTCCGTCGCCAGCCCCGCGTCCGCCGCGCCGAAGAAGGCCACGCTGGGCGTGTTCCTCGCCACCACGCTGTCGGACGGCCAGGAGCGCTTCCAGTACGCGGAGGCGCTCGCCCAGAAGCTGGAGGCCAGCCTGGGCCGCCCCGTCGGCGCCAAGAGCTTCGGCCGCTACGAGGACTTCTCCAAGGCGGTGGGGGAGGGGCAGATCGACTTCGCCGTGGTGGACGGCTGGGCCGCGGTGCAACTGGGCGCCAAGGCGCAGCCCGTGGCGTACGCGCCGCGCTCCGGTGAGACGCAGCAGCGCTGGGCCATCATCTCCCTGCAGAAGGGCACCGTGAAGGACCTCGCCGGCAAGCGCATGGCGCTGGTCAAGGGCGCGGGCTCCGCGGACCCCAAGTTCGTCTCCCACGTCGTGCTGGGCGGCGACCTGGATGCCCAGAAGCACTTCAAGCTGGTGCCGGTGCCCAACGTGGAGTCGGCGGTGAAGATGCTGGAGGCCAGGGGCGCGGAGGCCGCGCTCGTGCCGGTGGCGCACGTGCCCAGGGACATGCGGGTGCTCTTCAAGAGCAGCCGGGTGCCGGGCGCCGTGCTGGTGGACCTGAAGGGCGGGGCAGACGCGTTGTCCCAGTCCCTGTCCTCCGTGGGTGCGGTCGCCCCGTTCGACGCCTTCGCCCGCATCCAGGGCCGCGAGTTCGAGGACTTCCGCAAGCTCGTCACCCAGGGCCCCCCGCGCCGCCAGCCCGTCCTCGCGGACACCCCCGACCTGCGGGTGGAGACGCCCGTGCTCGTCCAATCCGAGTCGCTGGGTCCTGCCCTGCCGCCGTTCGCGGACGACCTGGCCGTCTCCGCCGAACAGCCGGATGACTGA
- a CDS encoding tetratricopeptide repeat protein codes for MRPFIRSPRRVSTALALMATLAGPPAALAQFRPPPATEAQRMTEQGEQVLVSANAALAKGDKKEAQEKFTKALQLFEQALTQEPQSVFAAAGLGSAANALQDFQRTATRLAPVFAQNPQDLSLAYPLGTAYFKLRRFQEAVPVLEQVAAADQPDHLIVHYYLASYYLYVQDGNRAVTRLQRYLVLRPEKLAGNDFQIHELLGKAHLIRRDAGAARASFEKAQAGRAESATAQIGLAAVLEMEGKVPESRALLERLVTKFPQVAEPKERLARLYLAAGDVPRADLQATALMKLGSTPAAHLLLGDVRLAQKQPAQAEAEFRKVLELQPGLLMGQIAVGKALQAQARHEEAIQFLESAVKSGGGSLELWATLGSVNRRAGRYQRAVEVHRRVVEMAPRQALGHMLLGADHFATGQWDQAIEDYGSALQAEPGHPGAKQWLARALAHRARDRAGTQRLEDAVRDLRRAYDLDRSVPMARRLGAALLDSRQYAEARKVLEGAATLPGVTWREHLLLGYARLGGGDAQGALAAFTQSGEATQEPDQRAEASAGAALAEVELGQVDAAVQRLTDAGPSKTAAKVAEANLPRVLVRRALAKLETGDAAAANRDLDAVDRLGTGKRADLAKLAAFARALTRAEEGRFAEATAGIKRSLTPAPEWAWPNTRTLADAWVLYRQGKVAPSRKLLTAAQKKPMPGQPKWMGNLTGALLRREAALAYASGNMKASQKALKAALAATPDDALVQHNLACVDWRQGDSASALATWKRLETAVPIASLNLGIDAQERRHEPAEAVDAWRRYLASGAGTRAAQVREWKDRLQGLYGLGDAQGVSPATGVAEETP; via the coding sequence ATGCGCCCATTCATCCGCTCCCCGCGCCGCGTCTCCACCGCGCTCGCCCTGATGGCCACCCTGGCGGGCCCTCCGGCGGCGCTCGCCCAGTTCCGCCCGCCGCCCGCCACCGAGGCGCAGCGCATGACGGAGCAGGGCGAGCAGGTCCTGGTGTCCGCCAACGCCGCCCTCGCCAAGGGCGACAAGAAGGAGGCGCAGGAGAAGTTCACCAAGGCGCTCCAGCTCTTCGAACAGGCGCTCACGCAGGAGCCCCAGTCCGTGTTCGCCGCCGCGGGCCTGGGCAGCGCCGCCAACGCGCTCCAGGACTTCCAGCGCACGGCCACGCGCCTGGCGCCGGTGTTCGCGCAGAACCCGCAGGACCTGTCGCTCGCGTATCCGCTGGGCACCGCGTACTTCAAGCTGCGCCGCTTCCAGGAGGCGGTGCCGGTGCTGGAGCAGGTGGCCGCGGCGGATCAGCCGGACCACCTCATCGTCCACTACTACCTGGCCAGCTACTACCTCTACGTCCAGGACGGGAACCGCGCCGTGACGCGGCTGCAGCGCTACCTGGTGCTGCGCCCGGAGAAGCTCGCGGGCAACGACTTCCAGATCCACGAGCTGCTGGGCAAGGCGCACCTCATCCGCCGGGACGCGGGTGCCGCGCGCGCCTCGTTCGAGAAGGCGCAGGCCGGCCGCGCGGAGTCCGCGACCGCGCAGATCGGCCTCGCGGCCGTGCTGGAGATGGAAGGCAAGGTGCCGGAGTCCCGCGCGCTGCTGGAGCGGCTGGTGACGAAGTTCCCGCAGGTGGCGGAGCCGAAGGAGCGCCTCGCGCGCCTGTACCTGGCCGCGGGCGACGTGCCGCGCGCGGACCTGCAGGCCACCGCCCTGATGAAGCTGGGCTCCACGCCCGCCGCGCACCTGCTGCTGGGTGACGTGCGGCTCGCGCAGAAGCAGCCCGCGCAGGCGGAGGCGGAGTTCCGCAAGGTGCTGGAGCTTCAGCCCGGCCTGCTGATGGGGCAGATCGCCGTGGGCAAGGCGCTCCAGGCGCAGGCGCGCCACGAAGAGGCCATCCAGTTCCTGGAGTCCGCCGTGAAGTCGGGCGGCGGCAGCCTGGAGCTGTGGGCGACGCTGGGCTCCGTCAACCGCCGCGCCGGCCGCTACCAGCGCGCGGTGGAGGTGCACCGGCGCGTGGTGGAGATGGCCCCGCGCCAGGCGCTGGGCCACATGCTGCTGGGCGCGGATCACTTCGCCACCGGCCAGTGGGATCAGGCCATCGAGGACTACGGCAGCGCGCTCCAGGCCGAGCCCGGCCACCCCGGCGCGAAGCAGTGGCTGGCCCGGGCCCTGGCCCACCGCGCGCGCGACCGCGCCGGCACCCAGCGCCTGGAGGACGCCGTGCGCGACCTGCGCCGCGCCTATGACCTGGACCGCTCCGTGCCCATGGCCCGCCGGCTGGGCGCGGCGCTCCTGGACAGCCGCCAGTACGCGGAGGCCCGCAAGGTGCTGGAGGGCGCGGCGACGCTGCCGGGCGTGACCTGGCGCGAGCACCTGCTGCTCGGCTACGCCCGGCTGGGCGGTGGCGACGCGCAAGGAGCGCTCGCCGCGTTCACCCAGTCCGGTGAGGCCACGCAGGAGCCGGATCAGCGCGCGGAGGCCTCCGCGGGCGCCGCGCTCGCGGAGGTGGAGCTGGGCCAGGTGGACGCCGCCGTGCAGCGGCTGACGGACGCGGGGCCCTCCAAGACGGCCGCGAAGGTGGCGGAGGCGAACCTGCCTCGCGTGCTGGTGCGCCGGGCCCTGGCGAAGCTGGAGACGGGCGACGCCGCCGCGGCGAACCGGGACCTGGACGCGGTGGACCGCCTGGGCACCGGCAAGCGCGCGGACCTGGCGAAGCTGGCCGCCTTCGCCCGGGCGCTCACGCGCGCGGAGGAGGGGAGGTTCGCGGAGGCCACCGCCGGCATCAAGCGCTCCCTCACGCCCGCGCCGGAGTGGGCGTGGCCCAACACGCGCACGCTCGCGGACGCGTGGGTGCTCTACCGCCAGGGCAAGGTCGCGCCCTCGCGCAAGCTGCTCACCGCCGCCCAGAAGAAGCCCATGCCCGGGCAGCCGAAGTGGATGGGCAACCTCACCGGCGCGCTGCTGCGGCGTGAGGCGGCGCTCGCGTACGCCTCCGGCAACATGAAGGCGTCGCAGAAGGCGCTGAAGGCCGCGCTCGCCGCGACGCCCGACGACGCGCTGGTGCAGCACAACCTGGCGTGCGTGGACTGGCGCCAGGGCGACAGCGCCTCGGCGCTCGCGACGTGGAAGCGCCTGGAGACCGCCGTTCCCATCGCGTCGCTCAACCTGGGCATCGACGCGCAGGAGCGCCGGCATGAACCCGCCGAGGCCGTGGACGCCTGGCGCCGCTACCTGGCCTCCGGCGCGGGCACCCGCGCCGCCCAGGTGCGGGAATGGAAGGACCGCCTGCAGGGCCTCTATGGACTGGGTGACGCGCAGGGCGTCTCGCCGGCCACCGGGGTCGCGGAGGAGACGCCGTGA
- a CDS encoding PP2C family protein-serine/threonine phosphatase: MSRTNTRLDPAPESPDASDAAPGTPPPPPEYTGTHSRELTALRGENTATRLTGALGLPAAEPTSTVIAPMEAGELPNVAAIRGLRLDQLLLLTTGALVIVIVGLLAALSAKTTEAQLTATSDRFTQRLQSQARELGQTVSHTLALTSATSLRDNNYAFLTEVARSIIADNRNILRVQMFDADGQLVADSDPSAKLGESSGGRAAERRWASAFFNGQPVFEFQEPLDYGSQSGKGVVVISYSLEDLQKQLHELEENNRASVRANTLRIVGLGLGFVVLAGVLAAFQSRRITKPLGVLTHRVMQLAAGDLGARAGTAPGAGREVTTLGVVFNHMAERIKVLLEDVRAKAQLEREVSLARTVQETLLPGREAVTVGPLRLAGLVVPADACGGDWWFRAALDDRRVVIGIGDVTGHGLSTSLVATSATSGFASAMTLREPSQVHAQMLITALNVTLANVGRGEHQMSSALAVIDVYSGSIDYAAGAHPAAAIYNRNTRQMASLPARGPLLGANVASQFTSRQAQLSPGDIIVWYTDGLTEARDGANRLYGTQRLAAALQAHAHLPADALRDALLADVRAYSAGQPQRDDITVIVAEFSPAPSP, translated from the coding sequence TTGTCCCGTACGAACACGCGCCTCGACCCCGCCCCTGAATCACCTGATGCGTCCGATGCGGCGCCCGGCACCCCGCCCCCTCCACCGGAGTACACCGGCACGCACTCCCGGGAGCTCACCGCCCTGCGAGGGGAGAACACGGCGACCCGGCTGACCGGCGCGCTGGGGCTGCCGGCCGCGGAGCCCACGAGCACGGTCATCGCGCCCATGGAGGCCGGAGAGCTGCCCAACGTGGCGGCCATCCGCGGGCTGCGGTTGGATCAGCTGCTGCTGCTCACCACGGGCGCGCTGGTCATCGTGATTGTCGGCCTGCTGGCCGCGCTGTCCGCGAAGACGACGGAGGCGCAGCTCACCGCGACGTCGGACCGCTTCACGCAGCGGCTCCAGTCGCAGGCGCGCGAGCTGGGCCAGACGGTGAGCCACACGCTGGCGCTCACCTCGGCCACCAGCCTGCGTGACAACAACTACGCGTTCCTCACGGAGGTCGCGCGCTCCATCATCGCGGACAACCGCAACATCCTGCGCGTGCAGATGTTCGACGCGGACGGGCAGCTCGTCGCGGACAGCGACCCGTCCGCCAAGCTGGGTGAGTCCTCCGGAGGCCGCGCCGCGGAGCGCCGCTGGGCCAGCGCCTTCTTCAACGGCCAGCCCGTCTTCGAGTTCCAGGAGCCGCTCGACTACGGCTCGCAGTCCGGCAAGGGCGTGGTGGTCATCAGCTACTCGCTGGAGGACCTGCAGAAGCAGCTGCACGAGCTGGAGGAGAACAACCGCGCCTCCGTGCGCGCCAACACGCTGCGCATCGTCGGACTGGGCCTGGGCTTCGTCGTCCTGGCCGGCGTGCTGGCCGCCTTCCAGAGCCGCCGCATCACCAAGCCGCTGGGCGTGCTCACCCACCGCGTGATGCAGCTGGCCGCCGGTGACCTGGGCGCCCGCGCGGGCACGGCGCCCGGCGCGGGCCGCGAGGTGACGACGCTGGGCGTGGTGTTCAACCACATGGCGGAGCGCATCAAGGTCCTCTTGGAGGACGTGCGCGCCAAGGCGCAGTTGGAGCGCGAGGTGTCGCTCGCGCGCACCGTACAGGAGACGCTCCTGCCGGGCCGCGAGGCCGTGACGGTGGGGCCGCTGCGGCTGGCTGGGCTGGTGGTGCCCGCGGACGCGTGCGGCGGCGACTGGTGGTTCCGCGCCGCGCTGGACGACCGGCGCGTGGTGATTGGCATCGGAGACGTGACGGGCCACGGTCTGTCCACGTCGCTGGTCGCCACCAGCGCCACCAGCGGCTTCGCCTCCGCCATGACGCTGCGCGAGCCGTCGCAGGTGCACGCGCAGATGCTGATCACCGCGCTCAACGTGACGCTGGCCAACGTGGGCCGCGGCGAGCACCAGATGTCCAGCGCGCTCGCTGTCATCGACGTGTACAGCGGCAGCATCGACTACGCGGCGGGCGCCCACCCGGCGGCGGCCATCTACAACCGGAACACGCGGCAGATGGCGTCGCTGCCGGCGCGCGGTCCGCTGCTGGGCGCGAACGTGGCGTCGCAGTTCACGTCGCGCCAGGCGCAGCTGAGCCCCGGCGACATCATCGTCTGGTACACGGACGGCCTCACCGAGGCGCGCGACGGCGCCAACCGGCTCTACGGCACGCAGCGGCTGGCCGCCGCGCTCCAGGCCCACGCCCACCTCCCCGCCGACGCCCTTCGCGACGCGCTCCTCGCGGACGTGCGCGCGTACAGCGCCGGCCAGCCCCAGCGCGATGACATCACCGTCATCGTCGCCGAATTCAGCCCCGCACCCTCGCCGTGA
- a CDS encoding thiamine pyrophosphate-dependent dehydrogenase E1 component subunit alpha gives MSRPRLIKENSAPLSLPREQLIRIHDLMVKARVLEERLIQMYKQGHGYFWIGGPGEEAFNVPLGLLMKVGEGPAYDYLHAHYRQSATLLAMGEEPIGALRQMKNTATDPYSGGRNFAGHFSRRSKNIAPVTSPIEVQYAVAPGTAMAQKRHGGDGITIVTGGDAGTAEGDFASCLIWSSRPANPLPILIIVTNNKWGISTTSDGQHGETNISDRARAFNIQAKTINGNDPVESYQELQAAMEYVRKERKPFFIEARVSRLYGHSSASGANFVNEEQDCLRLFEARLEQEGVLSREQMDEARNRYSEELAAAARTVRDEPQPSGDSIWEHIYAEKK, from the coding sequence GTGTCACGGCCCCGGTTGATCAAAGAAAACTCCGCGCCGCTCTCCCTGCCCCGAGAGCAGCTCATCCGCATCCATGACCTGATGGTGAAGGCGCGCGTCCTGGAGGAGCGCCTGATCCAGATGTACAAGCAGGGTCACGGCTACTTCTGGATTGGCGGTCCCGGTGAGGAGGCGTTCAACGTCCCCCTGGGTCTGCTGATGAAGGTCGGCGAGGGCCCGGCCTACGACTACCTGCACGCGCACTACCGCCAGTCCGCGACGCTGCTCGCCATGGGCGAGGAGCCCATCGGGGCGCTGCGGCAGATGAAGAACACGGCCACGGACCCCTACTCCGGCGGCCGCAACTTCGCGGGCCACTTCAGCCGGCGCTCGAAGAACATCGCGCCCGTCACCTCCCCCATTGAAGTGCAGTACGCCGTCGCGCCGGGCACGGCCATGGCCCAGAAGCGCCACGGCGGCGACGGCATCACCATCGTCACCGGCGGCGACGCGGGCACGGCCGAGGGCGACTTCGCCAGCTGCCTCATCTGGAGCAGCCGCCCGGCGAACCCCCTGCCCATCCTGATCATCGTCACCAACAACAAGTGGGGCATCAGCACCACTTCGGACGGCCAGCACGGCGAGACGAACATCAGCGACCGCGCGCGCGCCTTCAACATCCAGGCGAAGACCATCAACGGCAATGATCCGGTGGAGTCCTACCAGGAGCTCCAGGCCGCGATGGAGTACGTGCGCAAGGAGCGCAAGCCCTTCTTCATCGAGGCGCGCGTGTCGCGCCTGTACGGGCACTCGTCCGCGTCCGGCGCCAACTTCGTGAACGAGGAGCAGGACTGCCTGCGCCTCTTCGAAGCGCGGCTGGAGCAGGAAGGCGTCCTCAGCCGCGAGCAGATGGACGAGGCGCGCAACCGGTACTCGGAGGAGCTGGCCGCCGCGGCGCGCACCGTGCGTGACGAGCCGCAGCCGTCTGGCGACTCCATCTGGGAACACATCTACGCGGAGAAGAAATAA
- a CDS encoding alpha-ketoacid dehydrogenase subunit beta — MANMAQAIRMALHYAEENLGVTDIFGEDVGAPLGGVFTCTQGLKTAWNSPLDERGIIGAAMGLAMAGHRPVAEIQFCDYIYNTIDLLKLAGNTHWATNGDWAVPMVVRTPVGSGIRGSLYHSHSFDATMTHIPGWKVVMPSTPLDAYGLLISACQDPNPVMFLEPKALLRVKGEDRIPGEPDDDRALSKMIDAPLGDRSQWKPQWPLVEAFAIPIGKGKLVREGTQATVISYGRTMPLCIKAAAQLAEEGLSVEVIDLRSLWPYDWDMIKASVQKTGRVLFVNEDTEVTNFGEHLVRRTVEELFYSLLAPPRLVAGKFVPGIGLADALEMASVPQQNDITTALRNLCREQP, encoded by the coding sequence ATGGCGAACATGGCACAGGCCATCCGCATGGCCCTGCACTACGCGGAAGAGAACCTGGGCGTCACCGACATCTTCGGCGAGGACGTGGGCGCCCCGCTGGGCGGCGTCTTCACCTGCACGCAGGGTCTGAAGACGGCGTGGAACAGCCCCTTGGACGAGCGCGGCATCATCGGCGCGGCCATGGGCCTGGCGATGGCGGGCCACCGCCCCGTCGCGGAGATCCAGTTCTGCGACTACATCTACAACACCATCGACCTGCTCAAGCTGGCGGGCAACACGCACTGGGCCACGAACGGTGACTGGGCGGTGCCCATGGTGGTGCGCACGCCCGTGGGCAGCGGCATCCGCGGGTCGCTGTACCACTCGCATTCCTTCGACGCGACGATGACGCACATCCCCGGCTGGAAGGTCGTCATGCCCTCCACGCCGCTGGACGCGTACGGCCTGCTCATCTCCGCGTGCCAGGACCCCAACCCCGTCATGTTCCTGGAGCCCAAGGCGCTCCTGCGCGTGAAGGGCGAGGACCGCATCCCGGGCGAGCCCGACGACGACCGCGCGCTGTCGAAGATGATCGACGCGCCCCTGGGTGACCGCTCGCAGTGGAAGCCCCAGTGGCCGCTGGTGGAGGCGTTCGCCATCCCCATTGGCAAGGGCAAGCTCGTGCGCGAGGGCACCCAGGCCACGGTCATCAGCTACGGCCGCACCATGCCCCTGTGCATCAAGGCCGCCGCGCAGCTGGCGGAGGAGGGCCTGAGCGTGGAGGTCATCGACCTGCGCTCGCTCTGGCCGTACGACTGGGACATGATCAAGGCCTCCGTCCAGAAGACGGGCCGCGTGCTCTTCGTCAACGAGGACACCGAGGTGACGAACTTCGGCGAGCACCTGGTCCGGCGCACCGTGGAGGAGCTGTTCTACTCGCTGCTCGCGCCGCCCCGGCTGGTCGCCGGCAAGTTCGTCCCGGGCATCGGCCTGGCGGACGCGCTGGAGATGGCGTCCGTGCCGCAGCAGAACGACATTACCACCGCCCTGCGCAACCTCTGCCGCGAGCAGCCGTAA
- a CDS encoding GNAT family N-acetyltransferase, with protein sequence MSQPIVRTMTPAPDANAFRIRRARRGDAEVMAQLLRELGYPQGTDQQTVHWVISHPEIEIFVAGDPQDRAVGMVSFSHRPQLRLRGRVATVDELVVSEGWRRRGVGRALLAQVAQRGKVLSVKQLQLIAPINVTEETRAFYRACGYVEGDSGVFRHSEYETQK encoded by the coding sequence GTGTCCCAGCCCATCGTCCGCACCATGACCCCCGCCCCAGACGCCAACGCCTTCCGCATCCGCCGCGCGCGCCGTGGTGACGCCGAGGTCATGGCCCAGCTGCTGCGTGAGCTGGGCTACCCCCAGGGCACCGATCAGCAGACGGTGCACTGGGTCATCAGCCATCCGGAGATTGAGATCTTCGTCGCGGGAGATCCGCAGGACCGCGCGGTGGGCATGGTGTCCTTCTCCCACCGGCCGCAGCTGCGGCTGCGCGGGCGCGTGGCCACCGTGGACGAGCTGGTGGTGTCCGAGGGCTGGCGCCGCCGGGGCGTGGGCCGCGCGCTGCTCGCGCAGGTGGCGCAGCGGGGCAAGGTGCTGAGCGTGAAGCAGCTGCAGCTCATCGCCCCCATCAACGTCACCGAGGAGACGCGCGCCTTCTACCGGGCGTGCGGGTACGTGGAAGGTGACTCCGGGGTGTTCCGCCACTCGGAGTACGAGACCCAGAAGTAG
- a CDS encoding TIGR02266 family protein has protein sequence MNTKLDGPVEPDPYMNRRAEERVAARFEVRFEQMEDAARALRAYSLNVSAGGLCLRTRKSYDVGAQVRLAMVIDGEEFHLTGVVAWVRDEAEAIGVRFIDVSEEDHERLRRVIASFKR, from the coding sequence ATGAACACGAAGTTGGATGGGCCGGTGGAGCCAGACCCGTACATGAACCGCCGCGCCGAGGAGCGCGTGGCGGCGCGGTTCGAAGTGCGCTTCGAGCAGATGGAGGACGCGGCCAGGGCGCTGCGGGCCTACTCCCTGAATGTGTCCGCGGGCGGCCTGTGCCTGCGCACGCGCAAGTCCTACGACGTGGGCGCGCAGGTGCGGCTGGCCATGGTCATCGACGGGGAGGAGTTCCACCTCACCGGCGTCGTGGCCTGGGTGCGCGACGAGGCGGAGGCCATCGGCGTGCGCTTCATCGACGTGAGCGAAGAGGACCACGAGCGCCTGCGCCGCGTCATCGCGAGCTTCAAGCGCTGA
- a CDS encoding SGNH/GDSL hydrolase family protein, producing the protein MGLRKALRWGCFGALCVLVGCGGMDDGRSPEEDSGPGRADAEVNAPAATESVEAAPTLTLHDGHQVQATPPVAPLPTKFQPAFHQSLRESVSVGSFTTYRLKVPLGRAGSRVRVTFRSGDGGLTLQRATVAKAGPNGALDSAPVALTFGGQPGFTTGTRTLVTSDPVAFPVGFRDEVAISFEVKGALGKSRIQAFPDSWMKTGAYATTQGALGGQAWEYATGVATVDVEGAPGRAFVAIGDSITEGYTGTWNDTRNAWPSRVEKQLGVPVVNSGASGQGFWDANLQLPQEVLSLQGVTDCVVLLGVNDLAAEGMTVPKLQQRMTQLLDQLQPMCKLWVSTLLPKEKMGSDGGDFELMKAQRHEFNAWLRGLTRAQVIDLEAVTRQPGNVDLFIDGLEVDGIHPSVEGHRVMADEVARTLKAKGGL; encoded by the coding sequence ATGGGTCTGAGGAAGGCGCTGCGCTGGGGATGTTTCGGGGCCCTGTGCGTGCTGGTGGGGTGTGGAGGCATGGATGACGGCCGCTCGCCGGAGGAGGACTCCGGGCCGGGCCGCGCGGACGCGGAGGTCAACGCGCCCGCCGCCACGGAGTCCGTGGAGGCCGCCCCTACGCTGACGCTGCATGACGGGCACCAGGTGCAGGCCACGCCGCCCGTGGCGCCCCTGCCCACGAAGTTCCAGCCCGCCTTCCACCAGTCGCTGCGCGAGTCCGTCTCCGTGGGGAGCTTCACCACGTACCGGCTCAAGGTGCCCCTGGGGCGCGCCGGAAGCCGCGTGCGCGTCACCTTCCGCTCCGGCGACGGCGGCCTGACGCTGCAGCGGGCCACGGTGGCGAAGGCCGGCCCCAACGGCGCGCTGGACTCCGCGCCGGTGGCGCTCACCTTCGGCGGTCAGCCGGGCTTCACCACGGGCACGCGCACGCTGGTGACGTCGGATCCGGTCGCGTTCCCGGTGGGCTTCCGCGACGAGGTGGCCATCTCCTTCGAGGTGAAGGGCGCGCTGGGCAAGAGCCGCATCCAGGCGTTCCCGGACAGCTGGATGAAGACGGGCGCCTACGCGACGACGCAGGGCGCGCTGGGCGGACAGGCCTGGGAGTACGCCACGGGCGTGGCGACGGTGGACGTGGAGGGCGCGCCGGGCCGGGCCTTCGTCGCCATTGGTGACAGCATCACCGAGGGCTACACGGGCACGTGGAACGACACGCGCAACGCGTGGCCGTCCCGGGTGGAGAAGCAGCTCGGGGTGCCGGTGGTGAACTCGGGCGCGTCCGGGCAGGGCTTCTGGGACGCGAACCTCCAGCTGCCGCAGGAGGTGCTCTCCCTGCAGGGCGTCACCGACTGCGTCGTCCTGCTGGGCGTCAACGACCTGGCCGCGGAGGGCATGACGGTGCCCAAGCTGCAGCAGCGCATGACGCAGCTGCTGGATCAGCTCCAGCCCATGTGCAAGCTGTGGGTGAGCACGCTGCTGCCCAAGGAGAAGATGGGCTCGGACGGCGGCGACTTCGAGCTGATGAAGGCCCAGCGCCACGAGTTCAACGCGTGGCTGCGTGGCCTGACGCGCGCGCAGGTCATCGACCTGGAGGCCGTGACGCGGCAGCCGGGCAACGTGGACCTCTTCATCGACGGGCTGGAGGTGGACGGCATCCACCCGTCCGTGGAGGGCCACCGGGTGATGGCGGACGAGGTCGCGCGGACCCTCAAGGCGAAGGGCGGCCTGTAG
- a CDS encoding DUF2845 domain-containing protein, whose translation MRALPAALVAAVLALPSLVHASALRCDNKLVSEGASMTDALAKCGEPVTKQTKTEYVTNKVKEGNRDRTRYGEASTEVTTSTTVEEWTYNFGPHRLMQVAIFRDGRLVDVRSGSYGY comes from the coding sequence ATGCGCGCCCTTCCCGCCGCCCTCGTCGCCGCCGTCCTCGCCCTGCCCTCCCTCGTCCACGCGTCCGCGCTGCGCTGTGACAACAAGCTCGTGTCGGAAGGCGCTTCCATGACGGACGCGCTGGCCAAGTGCGGCGAGCCCGTGACCAAGCAGACCAAGACGGAGTACGTGACCAACAAGGTCAAGGAAGGCAACCGGGATAGGACGCGCTACGGGGAGGCCTCCACGGAGGTCACGACCTCCACGACCGTGGAGGAGTGGACCTACAACTTCGGGCCCCACCGCCTCATGCAGGTGGCCATCTTCCGCGACGGCCGGCTGGTGGACGTGCGCAGCGGCTCCTACGGCTACTGA